A stretch of Myroides oncorhynchi DNA encodes these proteins:
- a CDS encoding rhomboid family intramembrane serine protease → MRISETVKHLIIVNLIFFGASAFMPVIQELFAMYYFDNPRFYAWQPLTHMFMHGGLMHILFNMFALFSFGTTLESIWGGKKFLTFYLLCGFGAALLHTGVNYYSVHSAVSTLVDNGYSSSDVMALLAEGKYDLRWGGILKEGELTNFLSAYNTPVVGASGAIYGLLVAFAFMFPNAELMMMFIPVPVKAKYFVPGILLLDLYGGVVGSFSLFGGGGGIAHFAHIGGALMGYLLMLYFKKTQFDRNRWDR, encoded by the coding sequence ATGAGAATATCAGAGACCGTAAAACATTTAATTATAGTAAACTTAATATTCTTCGGAGCAAGTGCATTTATGCCAGTTATCCAAGAGTTGTTTGCTATGTATTATTTTGATAATCCACGATTTTACGCATGGCAACCTTTGACCCACATGTTTATGCATGGAGGTTTGATGCATATATTATTTAATATGTTTGCTTTGTTTTCTTTTGGAACTACCTTAGAATCTATTTGGGGAGGTAAGAAGTTTCTTACATTCTATTTATTATGTGGTTTTGGAGCGGCTTTATTACATACAGGAGTTAATTACTATAGTGTACATTCAGCTGTGTCAACGTTAGTGGATAATGGATATTCATCGTCAGATGTAATGGCATTATTAGCAGAAGGGAAGTATGATTTAAGATGGGGAGGAATATTGAAAGAAGGAGAATTGACTAATTTTTTATCAGCATATAATACACCAGTAGTAGGAGCATCAGGAGCTATCTATGGATTATTAGTAGCTTTTGCTTTTATGTTCCCTAATGCAGAGTTGATGATGATGTTTATTCCAGTGCCAGTAAAGGCTAAATATTTCGTACCTGGTATATTGTTGCTTGATTTATATGGAGGAGTAGTAGGTAGTTTTAGTTTATTCGGAGGAGGCGGTGGTATTGCTCACTTTGCACATATAGGTGGTGCTTTGATGGGATATTTGTTGATGTTGTACTTTAAGAAGACGCAGTTTGATCGTAATCGCTGGGATAGATAA
- the mutL gene encoding DNA mismatch repair endonuclease MutL: protein MSDIIRLLPDHVANQIAAGEVVQRPASVVKELIENSVDAGATEIKLILKEAGKTLIQVIDNGKGMSDVDARMSFERHATSKISKAEDLFALSTKGFRGEALASIAAIAHVELKTRKHDTELGTHIVIEGTKLVSQEVAVTPAGTSFSVKNLFFNIPARRNFLKSDNVELRNIIDEFERIVLVHHNIHFSLIHNGSEVFNLLPSNSRQRIVNVYGTRTNEKLVPIKENTEIVEVLGFVGKPEFAKKSRGEQFFFVNDRFVKSGYLHHAIMAAYEGLLKEGTHPSYFIYFNVPPDSIDINIHPTKTEVKFDDEQALYSILRSIIKHSLGQFNVAPVLDFQRDASLDTPYDFEGKEASTPTIEVDRNFNPFHRELILQTDKFEYNPFDNNAAMFIGNTDSNIENNRFIDDLENKESYVTMNPFGDKITNNGNDIENTRFIDVLESKGNVSENISIEETLESKGNVLENISFDEALESKGNSSSDYIEGFSTSTADVEEETSYGDVLESKGNAITRDDYADGMTLGSKVNRNTDVIESKMSKSSGGSSKSSSKGVVSSKSNIEGWENLYEGLRSTSEDLDVSGIKLESDFITGNLFENKQGEITGVKRFQINRKYIVSPIKSGMVIIDQGRAHQRILYEKFMESIQNHTASSQQLLFPLTLYYSPYEVEILRELYPMLQQTGFGFEHMTQDYVVISGLPVNISESEASIVLEDLISDFQDGVPKTAMGQSDRIAKSLAHSLSVKTGTVLNEEEQENIVNSLFACKEPSVSPFMKPTFITMRVEDIEKKFAL from the coding sequence ATGTCAGATATTATTCGTTTACTACCGGATCACGTAGCGAATCAGATAGCCGCTGGAGAAGTAGTTCAGAGGCCTGCATCTGTGGTTAAAGAATTGATAGAGAACTCTGTCGATGCTGGAGCTACGGAGATAAAACTGATTCTGAAGGAGGCTGGTAAAACCTTAATACAAGTTATAGATAACGGAAAGGGAATGAGTGATGTAGATGCTCGTATGTCGTTCGAACGACACGCTACATCTAAGATCTCAAAGGCAGAGGATTTGTTTGCACTGAGTACTAAAGGGTTTAGAGGGGAGGCGTTAGCGTCTATCGCCGCTATCGCTCACGTGGAGTTAAAAACACGTAAGCACGATACTGAACTAGGTACGCACATCGTGATAGAAGGAACTAAATTAGTAAGCCAAGAGGTAGCTGTAACCCCTGCGGGGACGTCATTCTCTGTGAAGAATTTATTCTTTAATATTCCTGCACGACGCAATTTCTTAAAGTCAGATAACGTAGAGCTTCGCAATATTATAGATGAGTTCGAGCGAATCGTCTTAGTGCATCACAATATACATTTTTCGTTAATCCACAATGGCAGTGAGGTATTTAACCTATTGCCTAGTAATTCTCGTCAGCGTATCGTCAATGTTTATGGGACGCGTACGAATGAGAAGTTGGTGCCAATTAAGGAGAATACAGAGATTGTAGAAGTATTGGGATTCGTGGGGAAACCAGAGTTTGCAAAGAAGAGTAGAGGAGAACAGTTTTTCTTTGTGAATGACCGCTTTGTGAAGAGTGGTTATCTACATCACGCTATTATGGCGGCGTATGAAGGACTATTAAAAGAAGGGACTCATCCTAGCTATTTCATTTACTTTAACGTACCACCTGATAGTATCGATATCAATATTCATCCGACTAAGACAGAGGTAAAGTTTGACGATGAACAGGCATTATACAGTATTCTACGCTCGATCATTAAGCATAGTCTTGGACAGTTTAATGTAGCACCAGTATTAGACTTTCAACGTGATGCTAGTTTAGATACACCTTATGATTTTGAGGGAAAAGAAGCGTCTACACCTACGATAGAAGTGGATAGAAATTTTAACCCGTTTCATAGAGAATTAATCTTGCAGACTGATAAGTTTGAATACAATCCATTTGATAATAATGCGGCAATGTTTATCGGAAATACCGATAGTAATATCGAGAATAACCGCTTTATCGATGACTTAGAGAATAAAGAGAGTTATGTGACGATGAATCCTTTTGGGGATAAGATCACAAATAATGGAAATGATATAGAGAATACTCGTTTTATTGATGTTTTAGAAAGTAAAGGTAATGTATCAGAAAATATTTCGATTGAGGAGACGTTAGAAAGTAAAGGTAATGTATTAGAGAATATTTCGTTTGATGAAGCGTTAGAAAGTAAAGGGAATTCTTCTTCTGATTATATAGAAGGATTTTCTACAAGCACAGCTGATGTAGAGGAAGAAACTTCTTATGGAGATGTGTTAGAGAGCAAAGGAAATGCTATCACTCGTGATGACTATGCAGATGGAATGACTTTAGGGTCAAAAGTGAATAGAAATACGGATGTGATCGAATCTAAGATGAGTAAATCATCTGGTGGAAGTAGCAAATCATCTTCTAAAGGAGTGGTGTCATCTAAGAGTAACATTGAAGGATGGGAGAATTTGTATGAAGGATTGCGTTCGACAAGTGAGGATTTAGATGTGTCTGGCATAAAATTAGAGAGTGATTTCATAACAGGTAATCTCTTTGAAAACAAACAAGGGGAGATAACTGGAGTGAAGCGTTTTCAGATTAACAGAAAGTATATCGTGAGTCCAATCAAATCAGGAATGGTAATCATTGATCAAGGGAGAGCACATCAACGTATACTGTATGAGAAGTTTATGGAGAGCATCCAGAATCACACCGCTTCATCACAACAGTTGTTATTTCCATTGACATTGTATTATTCTCCTTATGAGGTAGAGATACTTAGAGAGTTATATCCGATGTTACAACAGACAGGATTTGGATTTGAGCATATGACACAGGATTATGTGGTGATCTCAGGACTACCTGTAAATATATCAGAGAGTGAGGCGTCTATCGTCTTAGAAGACCTAATCAGTGACTTCCAAGATGGTGTGCCAAAAACAGCAATGGGTCAGAGTGACCGCATCGCTAAATCATTAGCACATAGTTTATCTGTCAAGACAGGTACTGTGCTAAATGAAGAAGAGCAAGAGAATATCGTTAATTCGCTTTTTGCTTGTAAAGAACCGAGTGTATCACCATTTATGAAGCCTACTTTTATCACAATGAGAGTAGAAGATATAGAAAAAAAATTCGCATTATAA
- the ribH gene encoding 6,7-dimethyl-8-ribityllumazine synthase, which produces MATANKNLSEYDKSKLPNGKDFRVGIVVSEWNDQITNGLYSGAEAALIDCGLLTENVVRWNVPGSFELIFGAKKMIEADETLDAVIVVGCVIKGETMHFDFVCEGVTQGIKDLNLISDIPVIFCLLTDNHIEQSIARSGGEHGNKGTEAAIAALKMIELNRMA; this is translated from the coding sequence ATGGCAACAGCAAATAAGAACTTATCTGAATACGACAAATCTAAACTTCCGAATGGGAAAGATTTTAGAGTAGGTATCGTGGTATCAGAGTGGAACGACCAAATCACTAATGGACTGTACTCTGGTGCAGAAGCAGCACTGATAGACTGTGGTTTATTAACTGAAAACGTAGTGAGATGGAATGTACCAGGTAGCTTCGAGCTTATATTCGGTGCGAAGAAAATGATAGAAGCGGACGAAACTTTAGATGCTGTGATTGTAGTAGGTTGTGTAATCAAAGGGGAGACTATGCACTTTGACTTCGTATGTGAAGGTGTTACTCAAGGTATCAAAGATCTTAACCTAATATCTGATATCCCTGTTATCTTCTGTCTATTAACAGATAACCACATCGAGCAGTCTATCGCACGCAGTGGAGGAGAACACGGAAACAAAGGTACTGAAGCAGCTATTGCAGCTTTAAAAATGATCGAATTAAATAGAATGGCGTAA
- a CDS encoding tetratricopeptide repeat protein, with translation MATYNKRGYKAPKPEQEKDDTEFDQYTNIDASNSKTAEVFNSLDQGANRMESWVVRNQKVIFGLVGAVALVTLGYVGYDKLIVEPKNDDAANEMFQAQSYYNNALMDSTAKDSLFALALNGGEGKLGFLGIIENYSGTQSANLAQYYAGTAYLNKGEFTKAIEHLEKFKGNDAVIAPLALGAIGDAFSELGQQKEALEYYQKAAAKQKNDFTTPRFLNKAGLIALEMGNKEEALKNFNEIKNNFQGSVEYRGVDALIGLAQ, from the coding sequence ATGGCAACTTATAATAAAAGAGGATATAAAGCCCCTAAACCTGAACAAGAAAAAGACGATACTGAGTTTGATCAATATACTAATATTGATGCATCTAACAGTAAAACAGCTGAAGTTTTTAACTCTTTAGATCAAGGTGCTAATAGAATGGAAAGCTGGGTAGTACGCAATCAAAAAGTTATTTTTGGTTTAGTAGGAGCTGTCGCATTAGTTACTTTAGGATATGTAGGTTATGACAAACTTATTGTTGAACCTAAAAATGATGATGCTGCAAACGAAATGTTCCAAGCACAAAGCTATTATAACAATGCATTAATGGATAGTACTGCTAAGGATTCTCTTTTTGCACTTGCATTAAATGGAGGTGAGGGAAAACTAGGTTTCTTAGGTATTATAGAAAACTATAGTGGTACTCAATCAGCTAACTTAGCACAATATTATGCTGGTACAGCATATTTAAATAAAGGAGAGTTTACTAAAGCTATTGAACACTTAGAAAAATTTAAAGGGAATGATGCTGTAATAGCTCCATTGGCTTTAGGAGCTATAGGTGATGCATTCTCTGAACTTGGTCAACAAAAAGAAGCATTAGAGTATTATCAAAAAGCTGCTGCTAAGCAAAAAAATGATTTTACGACTCCTCGTTTTTTGAATAAAGCTGGTTTAATTGCTTTAGAGATGGGGAACAAAGAAGAAGCACTTAAGAACTTTAATGAAATCAAAAATAACTTTCAAGGCTCTGTTGAGTATAGAGGTGTTGATGCGTTAATAGGTTTAGCTCAATAA
- the recF gene encoding DNA replication/repair protein RecF (All proteins in this family for which functions are known are DNA-binding proteins that assist the filamentation of RecA onto DNA for the initiation of recombination or recombinational repair.), whose translation MYLKKLNILNFKNISDNTFTFNQKINCFIGLNGVGKTNILDAIYYMAYGKSYFNPIAVQNIKHEEEFFVIDGTFVKDEKDEHIVCSLKKGQKKILKRNNKNYERFSDHFGFIPLVIISPSDSDLITEGSETRRKFIDSVISQMDGNYLQLLIQYQKLISQRNALLKSFAQNQYFDGETLAVYNEQIAELAQPIYEKRKSFIEEFTPIFSRYHDLITDKKDDVSLKYETQLSEKSMLELFQENIAKDRMLQYTSVGIHKDDLAFELKAHPIKKFGSQGQQKSFLIALKLAQFDFLKTQRGVAPILLFDDIFDKLDENRVRKILELVNLDTFGQLFISDTHADRTESLLDSIHQDYEIFKIQQNED comes from the coding sequence GTGTATTTAAAAAAATTAAACATATTAAATTTCAAGAATATTAGTGACAATACGTTCACTTTTAACCAAAAAATAAACTGCTTTATTGGACTTAATGGTGTTGGTAAAACTAATATCCTAGATGCCATCTACTATATGGCATATGGCAAGAGCTACTTTAACCCCATTGCTGTCCAAAATATCAAGCATGAGGAAGAATTCTTTGTTATCGATGGCACTTTTGTTAAAGACGAAAAAGACGAACACATTGTATGTAGTCTTAAAAAAGGGCAAAAAAAGATACTAAAACGCAATAATAAAAATTATGAGAGATTCTCTGATCACTTCGGATTTATCCCTTTAGTCATAATATCACCCTCAGATAGTGACCTTATTACTGAAGGAAGTGAGACACGTCGTAAGTTCATTGATAGCGTCATCTCTCAGATGGATGGCAACTATCTTCAACTACTAATCCAATATCAGAAATTGATCAGTCAGCGAAATGCCTTATTAAAGAGCTTTGCGCAAAATCAGTATTTTGACGGAGAAACTTTAGCTGTGTATAATGAGCAAATAGCCGAACTAGCACAACCTATCTATGAGAAAAGAAAGAGTTTTATAGAAGAATTCACTCCTATATTCTCTCGCTATCACGACCTTATCACAGACAAAAAAGACGATGTTTCTCTTAAGTATGAGACACAATTATCTGAGAAGTCTATGTTAGAACTCTTTCAAGAGAATATAGCGAAAGACAGAATGCTACAGTATACCTCTGTTGGAATACACAAAGATGATTTGGCATTTGAACTAAAAGCACATCCAATCAAGAAATTTGGTTCACAAGGACAACAAAAATCATTCTTGATTGCTTTAAAACTAGCACAATTTGATTTTCTAAAAACCCAACGAGGAGTAGCTCCTATTTTATTATTCGATGACATCTTTGACAAACTAGATGAAAACAGAGTCAGAAAGATACTAGAATTAGTCAATTTAGATACCTTTGGTCAACTTTTTATTTCTGATACACATGCTGATAGGACAGAAAGTTTATTAGATAGTATTCATCAAGACTACGAAATATTTAAAATACAACAAAACGAAGATTAA
- the murB gene encoding UDP-N-acetylmuramate dehydrogenase, which produces MNIHEQVSLKPYNTFGLDVKAKYFVEIKNLNDLKEIVKANKSDKLFILGGGSNMLLTQDINKIVVKLDLQGISVLKEEEDFVYIEAQAGENWHEFVLWCIDHEYGGIENLSLIPGNVGTTPIQNIGAYGVEIKDVMYSCKALNIKTQEIVEFSNTECEFGYRDSIFKNSLKDQFIIISTTFKLTKHNHVLKIEYGAIKGQLDINNIAQPTIRDISNAVIEIRESKLPNPKEIGNSGSFFKNPIINKDHFLRLQKGYPKMPFYTISEDEIKIPAGWLIETSGFKGYRLGDAGVHQNQALVLVNYGKAEGSQIQKLAKTIQKEVFNLFGILIHAEVNIF; this is translated from the coding sequence ATGAATATCCATGAACAAGTATCGCTAAAGCCATATAACACCTTTGGTTTAGATGTAAAGGCAAAATATTTTGTTGAAATAAAAAATCTAAATGATTTAAAAGAAATAGTGAAAGCGAATAAAAGTGACAAACTATTCATCTTAGGTGGGGGTAGCAATATGCTTCTAACTCAAGATATCAACAAAATAGTTGTCAAATTAGACCTTCAAGGTATATCTGTCCTTAAAGAGGAGGAAGATTTCGTATACATAGAAGCACAAGCTGGTGAAAACTGGCATGAATTTGTGCTTTGGTGTATAGATCATGAATATGGAGGAATAGAGAATTTATCCCTTATACCTGGTAATGTAGGTACAACACCTATTCAGAATATAGGTGCTTATGGTGTAGAAATAAAAGATGTGATGTATAGTTGCAAAGCGTTAAACATAAAAACACAAGAAATAGTCGAATTTTCTAATACTGAATGTGAATTTGGATATAGAGATAGTATCTTTAAAAACTCACTAAAGGATCAATTTATTATTATTTCCACAACCTTTAAACTAACAAAACACAATCATGTTTTAAAAATAGAATATGGAGCTATTAAAGGACAATTAGACATTAATAATATCGCACAACCAACTATTAGAGATATCAGTAACGCTGTCATTGAGATTCGCGAGAGTAAACTACCTAATCCTAAAGAAATTGGCAATAGCGGTAGTTTCTTTAAAAATCCAATTATCAATAAAGATCACTTCTTAAGATTACAAAAAGGTTATCCAAAAATGCCCTTTTATACTATCAGTGAAGACGAAATTAAGATCCCAGCAGGATGGCTAATCGAGACTAGCGGTTTTAAAGGATATAGATTAGGCGATGCTGGAGTACATCAAAACCAAGCTTTAGTATTGGTTAATTATGGTAAGGCAGAAGGTAGTCAAATCCAAAAACTAGCTAAAACTATACAAAAAGAAGTCTTTAATCTATTTGGTATTTTAATACATGCAGAGGTTAATATATTCTAA
- a CDS encoding glycosyltransferase, whose protein sequence is MLTLLFYIFIAVIVIEILQYIIIYGPLAMATSFPTKKHTDLEPVSVIVYVKEHQEKLDNFLSLLIAQTYPTFEIVLVYTESDDDGLEILEAFCRKNPSITRLVKVANIEAFWGNKKYALTLGMKVAKYERFIFIEPAVVPRTENWLLAITKGFSTSKKIVLGHTKIEKKKRSFINQLIRFQNNFKTIDLFSWTHFGKPLHGNAYNQGYNKELFFKVNGFIDHMHTPYGDEYAFISQIGTSNNVAIAYDQDSFVGLQVDNKTSTWINNVKKYDLHIKASSFFTQLKIRFFNLCHLLFFALFTILMSFLFNWEIVLGLFAFRYLILYIYNYRLFKTFDDKDLIWTLPFLEIIHIFITTYYSSIHFITRRKI, encoded by the coding sequence ATGCTAACACTTTTATTTTACATTTTTATTGCTGTTATTGTCATTGAAATACTGCAATACATTATCATTTACGGACCATTGGCAATGGCTACTAGCTTTCCTACTAAAAAACACACTGATTTAGAGCCTGTATCTGTAATAGTATATGTAAAAGAACACCAAGAAAAGTTAGATAACTTCCTATCACTACTTATCGCACAGACATACCCTACTTTCGAAATCGTATTAGTCTACACTGAGTCTGATGATGATGGTTTAGAAATATTAGAAGCATTCTGCCGTAAGAACCCTAGTATAACTAGATTAGTCAAGGTGGCAAATATAGAGGCTTTCTGGGGGAATAAAAAATATGCACTTACACTAGGAATGAAAGTGGCTAAATACGAACGTTTTATATTTATAGAACCAGCAGTTGTACCTAGAACTGAGAATTGGCTTTTAGCGATTACTAAAGGGTTTTCTACATCTAAAAAAATAGTCTTAGGACATACTAAAATCGAAAAAAAGAAACGATCATTTATCAATCAGTTAATTAGATTTCAGAATAACTTTAAGACTATAGACCTTTTTTCGTGGACTCATTTTGGCAAGCCATTACATGGTAATGCTTATAACCAAGGCTATAACAAGGAACTGTTTTTTAAAGTAAACGGTTTTATAGATCACATGCATACTCCTTATGGTGATGAATACGCTTTTATAAGCCAAATAGGAACTAGTAATAATGTAGCTATCGCTTATGACCAGGATAGTTTTGTGGGGCTACAAGTAGATAATAAAACTTCTACATGGATTAATAATGTAAAAAAATATGATTTGCATATAAAAGCATCCTCTTTTTTTACGCAATTAAAAATAAGATTTTTTAACCTTTGTCACTTATTATTCTTTGCCTTATTCACCATATTAATGTCTTTTTTATTTAATTGGGAAATCGTTCTAGGATTATTTGCATTCCGTTATCTTATCTTATACATCTATAATTATAGATTGTTCAAAACATTCGATGATAAAGATTTGATCTGGACACTGCCATTCTTAGAAATTATTCATATTTTTATAACTACATATTACTCATCTATACATTTTATTACGCGTAGAAAGATTTGA
- a CDS encoding RNA polymerase sigma factor, with the protein MKTLVQENILAAQKGDQIAFTFLLNHYWSEVYNFMLKRTANEIDAEDITIETFSKAFTNISKYDPTYAFNTWLVSIAKNVHIDMIRKRKNISFFDINDEENQQYHNIIDDTMNKEDELIQEQNLLIFKSYINLLKPHYQEVIDMRFFQEMSYNEIAEALNEPLNNVKVKIMRAKKLLAEIVLKQIDQNFSI; encoded by the coding sequence TTGAAAACTTTAGTTCAAGAAAATATTTTAGCCGCTCAAAAAGGCGACCAGATAGCATTTACATTTTTACTGAATCACTATTGGTCTGAAGTTTACAACTTTATGCTAAAAAGAACAGCTAATGAGATAGATGCTGAGGATATTACTATTGAAACTTTTTCGAAGGCATTCACCAATATCAGTAAGTATGACCCTACTTATGCTTTTAATACTTGGTTGGTCAGTATTGCTAAAAACGTGCATATAGATATGATTAGAAAGAGAAAGAACATATCCTTCTTTGATATCAATGATGAAGAGAACCAACAGTATCACAATATTATAGATGACACCATGAATAAAGAAGATGAACTAATACAAGAGCAGAACTTACTTATCTTTAAAAGTTACATCAATCTACTTAAACCACACTACCAAGAAGTAATCGATATGAGATTCTTCCAAGAGATGTCCTATAACGAAATAGCAGAGGCGCTTAACGAACCCCTTAATAATGTAAAAGTTAAGATTATGCGTGCTAAAAAACTATTAGCAGAGATAGTCCTTAAGCAAATAGACCAAAACTTCTCTATCTAA
- the nirK gene encoding copper-containing nitrite reductase, whose product MNAKTHLLKNKLGVLALALSLLTIGSCSQKDNKTTKMTADMAEQIVTNGNLEAELTSPPFVPKPVGSRDAAKLKVNLEILEQEGEMVDGVKYMYWTFGGTVPGSFIRTRVGDEVEFTLKNHPDNKLPHNIDLHAVTGPGGGAASSLVAPGHEVTFSFKTLQPGLYVYHCATAPVGMHIANGMYGLILVEPEGGLPPVDKEYYIMQGDFYTKGNYGEKGLQPFDMNKALKEQPDYVVFNGHVNGLVNENAITAKVGETIRLYVGNGGPNLVSSFHVIGEIFDRVHVEGGDLINENVQTTLIPAGGAAIVEFKVNTPGTFVIVDHSIFRAFNKGALGMLKVEGKENEKVFAGKIREGVYLPEGGTIQNMPKEAAKKEVIENKTVAQQIADGKNVFTRTCFACHQSEGQGIDKIFPPLAKSDYLNADVNRAIKAVINGLQGEITVNNVKYNSIMTSQGLSDQEIADVLTYVYNSWGNNKTVVSPQMVQKNR is encoded by the coding sequence ATGAACGCAAAAACACATTTATTAAAAAACAAACTTGGAGTCTTAGCATTGGCATTAAGTTTATTAACTATCGGTAGTTGTTCTCAGAAAGACAATAAAACTACAAAGATGACAGCAGATATGGCTGAACAGATTGTAACTAATGGAAATTTAGAAGCAGAATTAACTTCTCCTCCGTTTGTACCCAAACCTGTAGGAAGTAGAGACGCTGCTAAATTAAAAGTAAATCTAGAAATATTAGAACAAGAAGGTGAAATGGTGGACGGAGTAAAATATATGTATTGGACCTTCGGTGGTACAGTACCTGGTAGCTTTATCCGTACACGTGTAGGTGATGAAGTAGAGTTTACACTTAAAAATCACCCTGACAATAAACTTCCACACAACATAGATCTACATGCTGTGACAGGTCCAGGTGGAGGAGCAGCTTCTTCATTAGTCGCTCCAGGTCACGAAGTAACCTTCTCCTTCAAAACGCTACAACCAGGATTATATGTCTACCACTGTGCGACAGCTCCTGTAGGTATGCATATCGCTAATGGAATGTATGGATTAATCTTGGTAGAGCCTGAGGGTGGATTACCTCCTGTAGATAAAGAATACTACATCATGCAAGGAGATTTCTACACAAAAGGAAACTACGGTGAGAAAGGACTGCAACCTTTTGATATGAATAAAGCGTTAAAAGAACAACCTGACTATGTAGTATTTAATGGGCATGTAAATGGATTAGTAAACGAAAATGCGATTACTGCTAAAGTAGGAGAAACTATTCGTCTATACGTAGGTAATGGTGGACCTAACTTAGTGAGTTCATTCCACGTTATCGGAGAGATATTCGATAGAGTACATGTAGAAGGAGGCGATCTAATCAACGAAAACGTTCAGACTACACTAATCCCTGCAGGGGGTGCAGCCATCGTAGAGTTCAAAGTAAATACTCCAGGTACTTTCGTTATCGTAGACCACTCTATCTTTAGAGCATTTAATAAAGGGGCTCTAGGTATGCTGAAAGTAGAAGGAAAAGAAAATGAAAAAGTATTCGCTGGTAAGATCAGAGAAGGAGTTTATCTTCCTGAAGGTGGTACTATCCAAAATATGCCTAAAGAAGCTGCTAAAAAAGAAGTAATCGAAAACAAAACTGTAGCACAACAAATAGCTGATGGTAAAAATGTATTCACAAGAACTTGTTTTGCTTGTCACCAATCTGAAGGACAAGGTATAGATAAGATCTTCCCTCCACTTGCTAAATCTGACTATTTAAATGCAGATGTAAACAGAGCAATAAAAGCAGTTATTAACGGACTACAAGGAGAAATTACTGTAAACAATGTAAAATACAACTCTATCATGACAAGTCAAGGGTTAAGTGACCAAGAGATAGCGGACGTACTTACTTATGTGTATAACAGTTGGGGAAATAATAAAACTGTAGTATCTCCTCAAATGGTTCAAAAAAATAGATAA
- a CDS encoding formylglycine-generating enzyme family protein, which translates to MFFLNKSNIIVCLLSVLTFSLSYAQKATPMVTIKGGTFVPLYGSTEEGNAKVASFKIDQYAVTNEQYVEFLKKNPTYQRSQIKALFANKSYLAHWVGDLDYGDLKANAPVTNISWFAAKKYCELQDRRLPTMDEWEYVAMADAKNMDAREKEAYNKYILAWYETPKTYVNPVGSTFKNYWGVYDMHGLIWEWVSDYNSIFLSGESRKDKGNDENLFCGSASINASDLMDYAAFMRYGFRGSLRANFTTKNLGFRCAKNL; encoded by the coding sequence ATGTTTTTTCTTAATAAATCAAATATCATCGTGTGTCTTCTGAGTGTACTGACATTTAGCTTGTCATATGCTCAGAAAGCCACACCGATGGTTACTATTAAAGGTGGAACTTTTGTTCCACTATATGGTAGTACAGAAGAAGGCAACGCTAAAGTAGCTTCGTTCAAAATAGATCAATATGCTGTAACAAATGAGCAGTATGTTGAGTTTCTAAAGAAAAACCCTACCTATCAACGTTCACAAATTAAAGCTCTCTTCGCTAACAAAAGTTACTTAGCTCATTGGGTAGGTGACTTAGATTATGGAGATCTTAAAGCTAATGCTCCTGTAACTAACATCTCATGGTTTGCGGCTAAGAAATACTGCGAATTACAAGACAGAAGGTTACCTACTATGGATGAATGGGAATATGTAGCAATGGCAGATGCGAAGAATATGGATGCACGAGAAAAAGAGGCGTATAACAAGTACATCTTAGCTTGGTATGAAACCCCAAAAACTTATGTCAATCCCGTTGGCAGTACATTTAAAAACTACTGGGGAGTATATGATATGCACGGATTAATCTGGGAGTGGGTATCAGACTATAACTCTATCTTCTTATCAGGTGAAAGCCGCAAGGATAAAGGGAATGACGAAAATCTATTTTGTGGCAGTGCATCTATTAATGCATCTGATCTAATGGACTATGCTGCATTTATGAGATATGGATTCAGAGGTAGTCTAAGAGCTAACTTTACGACAAAGAACTTAGGATTTAGATGTGCAAAAAACTTATAA